One Hordeum vulgare subsp. vulgare chromosome 4H, MorexV3_pseudomolecules_assembly, whole genome shotgun sequence DNA window includes the following coding sequences:
- the LOC123449113 gene encoding LYR motif-containing protein 4-like: MAAAGPAKTEVLSLFRAFLRTARQFSDYNIREYTRRRAADAFRENRALADAPAAAAAFADGKQQLEVAKRQVLVYSLYAPKAKSVVEMKIQ; encoded by the coding sequence ATGGCGGCGGCGGGCCCAGCCAAGACGGAGGTGCTGTCCCTCTTCCGCGCCTTCCTCCGCACGGCGAGGCAGTTCTCCGACTACAACATCCGCGAGTACACGCGGCGCCGCGCGGCGGACGCCTTCCGCGAGAACCGCGCCCTCGCCGACGCGCCGGCCGCGGCGGCGGCTTTCGCGGACgggaagcagcagctggaggTGGCCAAGAGGCAGGTGCTGGTGTACTCTCTGTACGCGCCCAAGGCCAAGAGCGTTGTGGAGATGAAGATTCAGTGA
- the LOC123449112 gene encoding uncharacterized protein LOC123449112 — translation MGSLSDTQANGDRQPPPAEAEDAVAQVEEGDTGEKMEGVASIALLPSGAISGHFIRLPDSACYGLQGTPIPCERECSRGDDYRLIKLSIINFKRKTEKVVVVECRGHDAARLQNIDHLHGWEDDVVGLVQKKHGNKKVLVSFECETLKADKAAEEHISKYMPNLCGLDAVVNTGKMSISGINLDEDDEPSGDS, via the exons ATGGGCTCTCTGTCGGACACACAGGCGAATGGCGACCGTCAGCCGCCGCCGGCGGAGGCGGAGGATGCTGTGGCGCAGGTCGAGGAGGGAGATACCGGCGAGAAGATGGAGGGCGTCGCGTCCATCGCGCTGCTGCCCTCTGGCGCCATCTCCGGCCACTTCatccgcctcccggactccgcctGCTACGGCCTCCAGGGCACCC CGATACCATGCGAGAGGGAATGTAGCCGAGGAGATGATTACCGCCTCATAAAGCTCTCCATCATTAATTTTAAG AGGAAAACAGAGAAGGTGGTTGTGGTGGAATGCAGGGGACATGATGCTGCTCGGTTACAAAACATTGACCATTTGCATGG ATGGGAAGATGATGTTGTTGGGTTGGTTCAAAAGAAACATGGGAACAAGAAAGTCCTGGTCTCTTTCGAATGCGAGACGCTAAAGGCCGATAAAGCCGCCGAAGAACATATTAGCAAGTATATGCCAAATCTTTGCGGACTGGATGCAGTTG TAAACACGGGGAAGATGAGCATCTCTGGCATCAACCTCGACGAGGACGATGAACCAAGCGGCGACAGCTGA